A window of the Anoplolepis gracilipes chromosome 11, ASM4749672v1, whole genome shotgun sequence genome harbors these coding sequences:
- the Nup98-96 gene encoding nuclear pore complex protein Nup98-Nup96 produces the protein MFGQTGNTSFSGFSTATQNSPFAQSAFGKPITTTSFGSGAAPVFGSNNTSSLFSSKPTGSTTGGLFGNTTTPPAFRQPTNTQPSFGGFGTTNTSTNLFGTQQNAGTNLFGTSTGTSAFGQTNKPGSFSFGTTSGTNLFGQPQQNTQQTTPFGQTNTTTNTNLFGTTAGFGNTNTTTVPTGTVVKFTPVITTDSMLKNGISHSISARHCCIASMKEYESKSYEELRFEDYQVGRKGPQTGLFGTPAQTSPFANTAAGTSTGGTGFGSMTGFGTTSQSGSTGLFGKPITNFGTPATTTTNNFAFNSTPTTNLFGTNTQTKPFGTAAPTPLFGTSNTNPTTGTGFGSINTGQSTGFASAFGSTQPNQSIGLFNQNKSAFNIPSTSTSTGFTSFGQPATNNTTTPLFGNKTNTTGFGTNTTSTFGAGAPSTFGTNTGFNSGSNTGSSLFNSSFKPAGQTSGFSFGVLPASSTGLGTNTCLSLNSGSSLFGQQKPGSLFGNTGSNTSFNNPGTFGSSTFGTNSNISGTGMGLLNGGMVSNQTKTNGLVPVHQQILALVSAPFGDSPLLKNLLPASGKTEELLKPTNPTSKILSSPHYKVTTNNKSPKIKAKVVSSVQLSKKSLFDGLEEEDPVLTEAFQPRPNSKRLVLRPKSTTNSSVQSLTENGESVVKNNSVDDKADTSDIAHNNSIEVNNKENHSQDNNRIANDRRLSTSWLKSSLPRKSKVPDDELLEAQRSPFSATNVPEEVNNTVAELRPQNNTSNHSDTINSIEVPLNSTFDDKSSANLTMQNADSSQETSENSFLMLQSNWNLNMAKVTLRRAGYYTIPPLDKLDDFVCGETCIVPNFTIGREGYGNVYFPDSFDVYGLNLDEIVHFRHKEVIIYPDDEKKPPVGQGLNRRAQVTLDKVWPHDKSLHEPITDPQRLAVMNYEGKLRRVSAKHDTRFLEYRPETGSWVFKVDHFSKYGLSDSDEDDSQVPPASEAKKLKGFPIPLQKGKIADPSAATNKDGAINGAINGTVGGAKVDNAKHSDIENNFLGESQNRFGHDDRDNWDMVVRPARDTPVGRSVFISRDYSYEKRMTVSPVGDNARVAGTDSHKVQLMKASFFDTNDEEEINQDIFPSVQKTLTRYFPDVTETKNDETLCNATTHALRSSIIMNEIPFTMSPENILSISGKKLQLSRVNAKEKQAIIERVIPPTAVTPITSVLKYHYEIVPLKESRLNKLRFRCIADTGIQMGRMFRPSWGAGLTLLSLSTQEQATKVQLQSTFSQLSHYVSGRLADDTTSTAIVQRLQILSGDEHDMRMFKDSIERHLRIQLDHCVMGHEGDCPIFNVATDSANSALQLHCTLAQDLTDKEQRLNENVNDEHRSVAERSFRQYASIVWNLCVALWGNYPDQDVTANEEHYTVMMRREAVSEWLKNVVQKTVEQEIKNVDGEIKNSHEKIILSLLSACKLEDACQEARSAGDHCLALLMAQLRGGMPVKELIKQQLALWQQTDVDENLTVNRLKLFMLAAGEPLISSKHGTINVCEDLDWKRAFAIHLWYLSSPTCSITDALDLYEVSFNATEYAQVYAATPEPEYRKNDYDAELSNGKQIYDLCFHLLKLYCTGNHDLGELLNPLSYTANPLDYRLSWLIQQILVALGYTHLSDHVAALTHTNFATQLEAYGLWHWAIFVMLHLRDSSRRQIAVQDLLLRHIEIDDSPEYVKREQFLREELGISSVWIHQAKAIKSSINKRFGEAAWYYIQAEQWTQAHEIIIEYLAADAIINENYDYLKSLLITLVPTECSSTINNWAYQGQLLWEYMEITNEIQNLLKSTPDYHGLTYQLEALKPRLTSLCNKIDQFPCPTAKHRLCQAEIAKRTLHLARNLLLLQKNEKRSVTKLLVRLISQLPLPEDYAQQELRPIVNMRVTEVMSQ, from the exons ATGTTTGGGCAAACTGGAAATACATCGTtca gtgGATTTAGTACAGCAACGCAAAACAGTCCATTTGCTCAGTCTGCATTTGGTAAACCCATTACTACAACAAGTTTTGGTAGTGGCGCAGCACCTGTCTTTGGTAGTAACAATACTTCATCACTCTTTAGTTCTAAACCTACAGGTTCTACCACAGGTGGCTTGTTTGGCAATACCACAACGCCACCGGCATTTAGACAGCCAACTAATACGCAACCATCATTTGGAG gttTCGGGACAACAAACACAAGCACTAATCTCTTTGGTACTCAACAAAATGCAGGCACAAATCTTTTTGGTACAAGTACAGGAACTTCTGCATTTGGTCAAACAAACAAACCTGGTAGCTTCAGCTTTGGCACAACATCAGGAACTAATTTATTTGGACAACCGCAACAGAATACTCAACAAACCACTCCATTTGGTCAAACTAACACTACTACAAATACAAATCTTTTTGGCACAACTGCAg GCTTTGGCAATACTAATACTACCACTGTACCAACTGGCACTGTAGTGAAATTTACACCTGTCATTACAACTGATTCTATGTTAAAAAATGGAATTTCACATAGCATTTCTGCACGTCATTGTTGCATTGCATCCATGAAGGAATATGAATCAAAATCGTATGAAGAATTACGTTTTGAAGATTATCAAGTAGGAAGGAAag GTCCGCAAACGGGACTTTTTGGAACACCCGCACAGACATCGCCATTCGCTAATACAGCAGCTGGTACTAGCACAGGTGGAACAG GATTTGGGTCAATGACTGGATTTGGCACCACCAGTCAATCGGGATCAACCGGATTATTCGGGAAACCTATTACTAATTTTGGAACACCAGCAACTACAACAACCAATAACTTTGCATTCAATTCCACACCTACCACAAACTTGTTTGGTACTAATACTCAAACAAAACCATTTGGTA CAGCTGCCCCGACGCCGCTTTTCGGTACCAGCAATACTAATCCTACTACTGGTACAGGTTTTGGTAGTATTAATACTGGACAGAGTACAGGTTTTGCATCTGCATTTGGTTCTACACAACCTAACCAg aGTATTGGACTATTCAATCAAAACAAGTCTGCTTTTAATATTCCATCAACATCGACTAGTACTGGTTTTACTAGTTTTGGCCAGCCAGCTACAAATAATACTACTACTCCATTATTCGGTAACAAAACCAATACAACTGGATTTGGAACCAATACAACGTCTACATTTGGTGCTGGTGCACCTTCCACATTCGGAACTAATACAGGCTTCAATTCTGGTTCCAATACCGGATCCTCATTGTTTAACTCGTCGTTTAAACCAGCTGGTCAAACGTCAGGATTTTCTTTTGGAGTTCTACCTGCATCTTCAACTGGACTTG GCACAAATACTTGCTTGAGTTTAAATAGTGGCTCTTCATTATTTGGTCAACAAAAACCAGGGAGTTTGTTTGGAAATACTGGAAGTAATACTTCATTTAATAATCCTGGGACTTTTGGATCTTCTACCTTTGGAACAAATTCTAATATATCTGGAACAGGAATGGGTTTGCTTAATGGAGG aatggTATCTAATCAAACTAAAACAAATGGTTTAGTACCGGTGCATCAACAAATCTTAGCTCTGGTTTCTGCACCATTTGGTGATTCACCATTATTAAAGAATCTTTTACCA gCATCTGGAAAGACCGAAGAACTTTTGAAACCTACAAATCCAACATCAAAAATACTTAGTAGTCCACATTACAAAGTTAccactaataataaatctccAAAAATCAAGGCGAAAGTTGTTAGCTCTGTACAACTATCTAag aaatcTTTGTTTGATGGTCTCGAAGAAGAAGATCCTGTGTTAACAGAAGCTTTTCAACCCCGGCCAAATTCAAAACGTTTGGTATTGCGACCAAAATCGACAACAAATTCCTCGGTTCAGTCTCTTACAGAAAATGGAGAATCTGTGGTGAAAAATAATTCCGTGGATGACAAAGCAGATACATCAGATATAGCACACAATAACAGTATCGAAGTTAATAACAAAGAAAATCACAGTCAAGATAATAATCGGATTGCAAATGATCGACGATTATCTACATCTTG GTTGAAGTCATCACTTCCAAGGAAAAGCAAAGTTCCAGACGATGAATTACTTGAAGCTCAACGATCACCATTTTCTGCAACAAATGTACCCGAAGAAGTGAATAACACGGTGGCGGAATTGAGACCGCAAAATAATACATCAAATCATTCCGATACGATTAATTCGATTGAAGTGCCGTTAAATTCTACTTTCGATGATAAAAGCTCCGCAAATCTTACCATGCAAAATGcag attcaaGTCAGGAAACAAGTGAAAATTCATTTTTGATGTTGCAATCAAATTGGAATTTAAATATGGCTAAAGTTACATTACGACGAGCGGGTTATTATACCATTCCGCCGCTCGATAAATTAGACGATTTCGTTTGTGGTGAAACATGTATCGTACCAAACTTTACCATTGGACGTGAGGGTTATGGAAATGTCTATTTTCCAGATTCGTTCGATGTGTACGGTTTAAATCTCGATGAAATCG ttcACTTCCGTCACAAGGAGGTAATCATTTATCCCGATGACGAGAAAAAACCACCGGTGGGACAAGGTTTAAATCGAAGGGCACAAGTTACACTGGATAAAGTATGGCCGCATGATAAATCACTACACGAGCCGATCACAGATCCGCAACGACTTGCCGTGATGAATTATGAGGGAAAACTGCGCAGAGTATCCGCGAAGCATGATACCCGGTTCCTCGAATATCGACCTGAAACTGGTTCCTGGGTATTCAAGGTTGATCACTTTTCCAAATATGGTCTCAGCGATTCGGACGAAGATGACAGTCAAGTTCCGCCAGCTTCGGAAGCGAAGAAATTAAAGGGCTTTCCCATTCCTTTGCAAAAAGGAAAGATTGCCGATCCATCAGCGGCAACGAACAAAGATGGAGCGATCAATGGAGCGATTAATGGAACGGTCGGTGGTGCAAAGGTAGACAACGCCAAGCATTCGGacattgaaaacaattttttaggGGAAAGTCAGAATCGATTTGGTCACGACGATCGCGATAATTGGGATATGGTTGTTCGTCCAGCTAGGGATACTCCGGTCGGCCgttctgtttttatttctagaGATTATAGTTACGAAAAACGGATGACCGTCAGCCCGGTCGGTGATAATGCTCGAGTCGCTGGTACGGACAGTCACAAAGTACAACTTATGAAGGCGAGTTTCTTCGACACAAACGATGAGGAGGAAATCAACCAGGATATATTTCCTTCCGTACAGAAAACTCTTACCCGATATTTTCCTGATGTTACGGAAACTAAGAACGACGAAACCCTGTGCAACGCTACAACACACGCGTTGCGATCAAGTATCATCATGAATGAGATACCATTTACCATGAGCCCAGAAAATATACTCTCTATATCGGGCAAAAAGTTGCAGCTGTCGCGTGTCAACGCAAAAGAGAAGCAAGCAATTATCGAGAGAGTAATTCCACCAACTGCGGTTACTCCAATCACGAGCGTATTGAAGTATCACTATGAAATTGTACCGCTCAAAGAATCAAGGTTGAACAAATTGCGATTTCGCTGCATTGCCGACACTGGTATACAGATGGGTAGAATGTTCCGGCCAAGTTGGGGAGCTGGCTTGACATTATTGTCCTTAAGCACGCAGGAACAGGCAACTAAGGTGCAACTACAAAGCACATTTAGTCAACTGAGCCATTATGTTTCCGGTCGTTTAGCCGATGATACTACATCAACGGCGATCGTTCAACGTTTACAGATTCTGAGCGGTGACGAGCACGACATGAGAATGTTCAAAGATAGCATAGAGCGTCACTTGAGGATCCAGCTGGATCATTGTGTGATGGGTCACGAGGGGGATTGTCCCATCTTCAATGTAGCGACCGACAGTGCGAATAGTGCGTTGCAATTACATTGCACGTTGGCTCAGGATCTCACGGACAAAGAACAACGATTGAACGAGAACGTCAATGATGAACATCGTAGCGTCGCTGAACGATCGTTTCGTCAGTACGCAAGTATTGTGTGGAACCTGTGTGTGGCACTCTGGGGAAATTATCCTGATCAGGATGTGACTGCCAATGAGGAACATTATACTGTCATGATGAGGAGGGAAGCGGTAAGCGAATGGTTGAAAAACGTGGTGCAGAAAACGGTCGagcaggaaataaaaaatgtcgacGGCGAAATTAAGAATTCTCATGAGAAGATAATACTATCGCTGCTCTCAGCTTGCAAGCTCGAGGATGCTTGCCAGGAGGCACGAAGTGCTGGAGATCATTGTCTGGCGTTACTGATGGCGCAACTACGTGGCGGAATGCCGGTCAAGGAACTGATCAAGCAGCAACTCGCGTTGTGGCAACAGACCGACGTGGACGAGAATCTAACGGTCAATCGTCTGAAATTGTTTATGTTGGCGGCGGGTGAACCGCTCATCTCTAGCAAGCATGGAACTATCAATGTGTGCGAGGATCTTGATTGGAAGCGGGCTTTTGCCATTCATCTTTGGTACCTGTCGTCGCCAACATGCTCTATCACGGACGCCTTGGATCTCTACGAAGTCTCTTTCAATGCGACAGAGTATGCTCAAGTATACGCGGCGACGCCAGAACCTGAGTATAGAAAAAACGATTATGACGCCGAATTAAGTAATGGCAAGCAAATATACGATCTCTGCTTTCATCTGTTGAAATTATACTGTACGGGAAATCACGATCTGGGAGAACTTTTGAATCCGCTGTCCTACACCGCCAATCCTTTGGATTACAGACTAAG CTGGTTGATACAACAGATACTCGTAGCTCTGGGTTATACGCATCTTTCCGATCATGTTGCCGCGTTAACGCATACCAATTTTGCAACCCAATTAGAGGCATACGGACTTTGGCACTGGGCGATCTTTGTCATGTTGCATCTACGAGATTCGTCTAGACGACAAATTGCTGTACAAGATCTGCTATTACGTCACATAGAGATAGACGATTCTCCGGAATATGTGAAACGTGAACAATTTCTGAGGGAAGAGCTTGGTATATCATCAGTTTGGATTCATCAAGCTAAAGCTATCAAAAGTAGCATTAACAAAAG ATTTGGTGAAGCAGCTTGGTATTACATTCAGGCCGAGCAATGGACTCAAGctcatgaaattattatagaatatctgGCAGCTGATGCAATAATAAatg aaaactaCGACTATTTGAAATCATTGTTAATCACACTAGTACCAACCGAATGTAGCAGTACAATCAACAATTGGGCATATCAAGGGCAGCTCCTGTGggaatatatggaaataactAATGAAATTCAAAATCTGTTAAAGTCTACTCCGGATTATCATGGATTAACTTATCAACTGGAAGCATTAAAGCCGCGATTAACGAGCTTGTGTAATAAGATTGATCAATTTCCATGTCCAACTGCTAAACATAG attatgtCAGGCCGAAATTGCAAAGAGGACTCTACATTTGGCTAGAAATCTGTTATTATTgcagaaaaatgaaaagagatCTGTTACAAAGTTGTTAGTTCGTCTAATATCTCAACTACCGTTACCGGAGGATTATGCGCAGCAAGAACTTCGACCCATCGTTAATATGCGCGTAACTGAAGTAATGTCGCAATGA